The genomic stretch GGAACATATCCTGGCTATCCAACTTACCGTCGGATCAGAGCGAGAGAAGCTTGAGTATTTGCGAACAATCTCGAACAGCTTAAACGTCAGTGTTGACCTCCACTTGCACGGTTCGCCTAGCGATCCCAAGGCGGCCGAACTGGCGCTGACCACGATCCTGCGCCGTAAGGGCCGCGCTCTCGACGCTGCGAGCAATCAGATTGCTGTTGTACGCCGGCATCTCTCGCCCGCCGACGCGGCTTTGCTGGACGAGCTGGCGGCCCAGCGTAGCGAGCTGGCTAAGCTGACGGCAAAGGGGCCGGACTCAAGTGACACCTCGTATTATCGTTCAGAAATATCGAGCATCAGTGCGAAGGCCGACGATCTTGAGCAAAAGATAGCCGCACGTAGTTCCAGCTTAGCCGCGCTGGTGCAACAAGTGACGGTAGATCGGGTCCGCAAGGTTATACCTGCCAATGCCGCACTGATCGAATTTGTTGCTTATTTTCCATTTGATCCCAAGGCTGCACGTAGCGAAAGATGGGGCGCACGACGCTACGCAGCTTACGTGCTGACGAAAAATGGCGATATCCGATCGGCTGACCTTGGCGACGCGAAGGCAATTGATCGGGAAATCGGCGATTTTGGAGAAGCGCTGTCCAACCCTGAGCAATTCGACGAGACGCACACGAAGCGTTTGGCGCGGGCGTTGGACGAGAACGTGATGTCTCCAGTTAGACCACTGCTCGGAAACGCCACGCAGCTACTAATTGCCCCGGACGGCGCGCTGAACCTGGTTCCGTTCGCAGCCCTCGTCGACGAGCGGAACCATTATTTGGTTGAGCAATATTCCATAACGTATCTTACTAGCGGACGTGACCTGTTGCGGATGCAAAATGATGCGCCCAGTCGTAGCGCTCCGGTGATCATCGCGAACCCAGCCTTCACTTTCGATGTTATCAAAACAGTTGCTTCTGTGCACGCGACTGGAAGCTCTTCTGCAGCAAGATCTGGTTATCCCCGGATGCATTGGGACCCGCTGCCGGGAACCGCACAGGAAGCTGCAGCGGTGAAAGCATTGATGCCACAGGCGCAGCTTCTTGAGGGGCAATACGCCACTGTAACTGCCCTTGAGAAGGTTGCCGGTCCGGAGATTTTGCACATTGCGACCCATGGGTTCTTCTTGCCTGATCAACCGCCTGTGCCGCCGTCAATCGGACCGGATGTGAAGAAGTCCAGAGAATCGCTAGTAGAAAATCCTCTATTGCGTTCAGGTTTGGTCTTCGCTGGAGCGAACTCCCGAAATGGTGGTGAAGGGCAGGACGGGATTCTGACGGGACTTGAGGCTACGGGCCTGGATCTCTCGGGTACCAAGCTCGTCGTTCTTTCAGCGTGTGAAACCGGGCTAGGGCAAGTGAGGAGCGGCGACGGAGTGTATGGCCTGCGTCGCTCCCTCGTCTTGGCTGGAGCGGAAAGTCAGCTGGTGAGCTTATGGCAGGTTGACGACAAGGCGACTCGAGATTTGATGGTGGCGTTTTACAAGCGTCTGCTAGCGGGAGCGGGCCGTGGCGATGCACTGAGGCAGGTTCAGTTGGATATGCTGACACATCCTGAACTACGGCACCCGTACTACTGGGCCGGTTTCGTCCCGCTTGGTGACTGGAGAAATCTGAAGGACGAGCCGCTGTAAAGGCGGGTCGTTGACTTTCACCGAACTCTGACATTAACAAGCAGATTTTCCGTGGAGCGAAAAACCACTGGTTACGTACGTTCCGCCATATCAACAAACTTAGGACACTGTTTGAACTGTCAGTCTAGTTCGAACCGAACGACGGCGAGGTGCCGCACATCTTCGCTCGGTTGCCCGCTAACACAGTCGCCGCTGATGTCGTTGAGACGCTGCCTTCAGAGCAAATTGCGCTACTCGTCAGTCTGCTGAGTCGCCAGCGCGGCCATGCTAGTGAAGTGACCCGGATCGCAATAATGTATGAAATCTAGCACTTCACTCAAGACGGCGGGGGTCTCCGCCAGGAGCGACAGGTCATGCTCCGGCTGGGCAACCTGGTCGAAGTGCGAGTAGGTGTGCAGGAATCGCAGGATTCTTGTTTTTTTATTGGGATCGTATTCAATGCCCTGCAGCTTTTGATACAGCTCACCGACCTTGTCCGGTACCCGGAACGCGAGAAACGACTCGAGCAGCCGTCGCGCGATGTTGGGCATCGCGTAGTAAGCCTCGATGCTCAGAGTTGAAGCCTTATTTGCCTCCTCGTGTACCCGTTTAAAGAGGTAGTGATATTCGGACTCATATTTGTGAAGAAACGGGTCGAGTTCGGACAGCCGTGCGGTTCGTTGCCCATCGATGAACTCACTGGTTAGCATGTAAAATCGTGCTGGACGCGGCCGGGCCTCGGTTTCCTTTTTGTTTTGCCCCTCGAGGTTGTAGTACCAGTTGCGAACCTGGCGGAAGAAGGTGAAGTTGTGCGTCAGCACGAACAGCTGGCCGGCCGTGTGGGTGCGTTCCTTCATGAAACCAAACGCGCTGAAGAGAGAATTGGCGTCTAGGCTCGAAACAGGGTCGTCGATAACGACAACGCCATTGGTGAGATCAAAATCAGCCCCCTTGAGCGATTTTAGGAAATGGAGGAAGGCGATTGCAGTGCGTTCGCCGTCGCTCAGATGGGCTGCTGGCTGGCCACCTCTGGTAATCCGATACCCGTTCTGTTCGACGTGGAAACGTAACTCGTCGCGCCCAAGATATGACGCGACTTCCACGTTGAGTTCATCTGCCGGCCGCCTATGTTGCCGGATCTCGCGCTCCAGCTGAGCTATCTCCTTAGTGAGCTTGTCCGCACTTTCACGCTCCTTCGTCGCTTTTTCTCCTGCATCCTCAACCTGCGTGGACTTCTCCCGCCAGCCTGGGAGTGCCCGGACCAGTTCGTTCTGCGCCAGTGCGGCGCGAGCCTCCTTCATCTTGGCGTCGAAGGTGTCTGTATGCGAGTTATGGCGCTGAATAATCTCCGCGAGCTTGTCGAAAGAGGTCTTGCCAATCACTGCGCTGAAAACAGCGACGCCGGCCATCGCAGCCTGGAAGAATTTCTCGACTTTCCCGACAGGGTAGTCGGCGCTACCATCGCCTGTCATGAAGCGGGAAAGCTCGAGACGCTTAAAAGGATCCTCGCGTTTCGCTTTTAACCCGCGCAACAAGACTTCAAGCGAGAGTCGCAAAGTGGATGCGCTCTGGCTTAAGGAGTCCCTTGCGGTTTGATATTCGTCGCGAAGCTCGGAGTAGAGTGCCTCTTTCGGCGGGACCTGCAACCGATCTCTGAACTCACAGGCCGCTTCGACCTCGATAATCAAACTGTCGAGGTCTGACTGGAATCGCTTGAATTCATCGTTGAAGTGTGCTTCAAGCTGCGCGATCCGCGCTGGTGGAAACGGCTGGTCGCAGAACAGGCAAGTGCCTGACTGCTGAAGTTCGGTGTGGAGGTACAACCCGGAATTGACCCACCGGGAAACGGCGGGGTTTTCGACGAGTTCAGCAATTGTCGCAGAAACGAGCGAGCGCTCAAGCATCGTCTGGGAACGTGTTGTCAGATCGGCAAAATCCGGGAAGCGAATCGAAGGATCGGACACCTTGTCCATCGCCTTTCCTTCCTTGGTAGCGAGATATTGCTTCCTCTGCTTGTCCGTCAAAGGCTGGGGGGACGGCGCCGAGTCGGCGAGCTTCTTGATGGCTGTCTTGAAATTCGCAGCATTGTAGTTGTTGTAGATTCCGCCGCCTGAGACAGTCAACAGGTTCTTGATCCCCTTCGACTCTTCGGCGGAAAATGACTCCATGGCTGCACCAGCCTCGGCTTTCGCGCGATTGAAGCGGGATTCCTTTTCGACGTGAACTGCCTGCTGCTTTTTTAACTCCTCGATGAGCTTTTGCTTCTCGACACTATCTTCTCCCAAGTAGAACACCGGGGGAAACTGTTGCCCTCCGACTTCGAATACGTTCCGGTCGACTGTGTCGCGATTGAACACGCGTACCGGCGGCATTGCCGCTTTGGCAAAATCCGCGCCAGCCACACGCGTCTGGTCGATTTGGATTTCGACATCGCCGTCGGTGAGCGAAGTCCTGGTCTGCAAATGCCTGAAGATGTTCGAGATCGAAGTCTTACCTGTGCCGTTCCATCCATAAATCATGTTAAATCGGCTAAAGTCTGGCAGACTCGTCGCGGGCCAGGCGAAGTCGCGGAAGATCCGATAGTTCTTTGCCTTCCGTATGCGTGTGATTCTCATTGTGTTTTTCAACCTTCGGGATGTCGTTGCGACCACGTCGTGCAAGTGATAAATGGTGCGGGAATCCTCATGGCGGGCTGGCCGATTCACTCCAACTCGCTCCGAGCAGTCTAGCGGATTTCGTGTCAGCATTCTCCGAACCGAAACTGGATTGAATTTTTAAGCATCTGCCGCCGCTATTTGTTCTGTACATGGCTA from Paraburkholderia phytofirmans OLGA172 encodes the following:
- a CDS encoding AAA family ATPase, whose protein sequence is MRITRIRKAKNYRIFRDFAWPATSLPDFSRFNMIYGWNGTGKTSISNIFRHLQTRTSLTDGDVEIQIDQTRVAGADFAKAAMPPVRVFNRDTVDRNVFEVGGQQFPPVFYLGEDSVEKQKLIEELKKQQAVHVEKESRFNRAKAEAGAAMESFSAEESKGIKNLLTVSGGGIYNNYNAANFKTAIKKLADSAPSPQPLTDKQRKQYLATKEGKAMDKVSDPSIRFPDFADLTTRSQTMLERSLVSATIAELVENPAVSRWVNSGLYLHTELQQSGTCLFCDQPFPPARIAQLEAHFNDEFKRFQSDLDSLIIEVEAACEFRDRLQVPPKEALYSELRDEYQTARDSLSQSASTLRLSLEVLLRGLKAKREDPFKRLELSRFMTGDGSADYPVGKVEKFFQAAMAGVAVFSAVIGKTSFDKLAEIIQRHNSHTDTFDAKMKEARAALAQNELVRALPGWREKSTQVEDAGEKATKERESADKLTKEIAQLEREIRQHRRPADELNVEVASYLGRDELRFHVEQNGYRITRGGQPAAHLSDGERTAIAFLHFLKSLKGADFDLTNGVVVIDDPVSSLDANSLFSAFGFMKERTHTAGQLFVLTHNFTFFRQVRNWYYNLEGQNKKETEARPRPARFYMLTSEFIDGQRTARLSELDPFLHKYESEYHYLFKRVHEEANKASTLSIEAYYAMPNIARRLLESFLAFRVPDKVGELYQKLQGIEYDPNKKTRILRFLHTYSHFDQVAQPEHDLSLLAETPAVLSEVLDFIHYCDPGHFTSMAALATQQTDE